The Meriones unguiculatus strain TT.TT164.6M chromosome 3, Bangor_MerUng_6.1, whole genome shotgun sequence genomic sequence TTCTGTGCAAATGGTTTTTATATTGAACTTAATCACTGTCTATGCAGAGGTAGACATTTTAGCTGATTCTTTAATATTTGGGAAAGCTTGGAATCTGACAGTTGTGTTTTGTTTCCACAGTACTGAACATCGGGAAAAAGCTCTATGAGGGCAAAACAAAAGAAGTGTATGAGTTGTTAGATAACCCAGGAAGAGTCCTCCTACAGTCCAAGGACCAGATTACAGCAGGAAATGCAGCTAGAAAGAATCACCTCGAAGGCAAAGCTGCAATCTCCAATAAGATCACCAGCTGTGTTTTTCAGTTGTTACAGGAAGCCGGTGGGTGCTGCCCTTGTATCTTTCATATTGTTTTCATGGGGAGAAATTATTTGGAGCAAAAACGTTGATGTGCTTTATTACATCAAAAGAGGTAACTGACTCATTCTGTGGGAGATGGCTTTGGTTTAACCTGTTTGGGAATGTCTCACAGGTTAAGTTGCATATGATAAAATCAAGGCAAGAGCCTTTAAGGTTCACTATAACAGTTTACTGGTTTAGGAGTCTTGGTGTTTAACTGGGGAAAACTCAGTAATACAGTACTTCTTAGCATGTACAAAGCCTTATTTTCAAGCTCCACAGTAGTacccactgtctgtctgtcttacttTGCTATTACCACGACAGGGCAGCCTATAACGAAAAGTATTTAATTTGGGGCTTACGGAGTTCCAGGGAGTAGAGCCCATGGAGATCCTGGCCAGAGCGTAGTAGCAAACAGGCAAGGCATAGCGGAGAGTTTATGCGGTAAATAGGAGACAGGGCTAACTGGCAACAACTTGGGCTTTTTTTGAACATCAAGCTTTAtccaacaaggctgcacctcccaaaGAGTCCCAACAACAGGAACCAAGCATTCTAAACCACCACCTCCCACAGAGAAAAGGAtttaacagaaagaaacttaacaGTTGCCTGCAATCTTTATCGGTCATATGAGTTTTAACTTCCTATGCAAGGCCATCTCTAGCCTCGGAATTTAACAATGAGATGCCTTCCTCGGTATCCGCAGCCCTAAATAATAACCTGAATTGACTCCCTGGAATGCTACACAGTTGTTCTCTGTTCTGTTGGAGACAGTACAGAATTTTAAGTCCCTGTTCTGTATATAAACCCTGAGGCATATTTGAAGATAGCAGCTGTGCCTTCCAGTGCTGTTCTAGGTATAAATGACAGGCCTGAACTTAGAACAAGTCTACATTGTGAAAAAATGAAGGAAGTCTTTCCTTCCATTGGAGAAGGTAAATGATCAAAcgaaaactgaaaaatatatatGGTCTGTTGGAATGGAGGAGGGGGAGTTGGGGGTCTTTCTGTTTGTTGGTTCATGAGGTTTTGTTTTCcaagtttgtgtgtctgtgtaccacatgcatgcgtGAGTCCTCTGGTGTCAGAAGATGGTATCCTCTCCCACAGGTGGTTGTAgattgccatgtggatgctgggacctaTACCCAGCTTCTCTGTAGGAGaaataaatgctcttaactgcaggtccacctctccagccctgcagtGTGCTATATTCAAACTATTAGGAAAGAGATTGTTAGTTTCCAAGGTCACTACATAAACATTTCCATTCTAACAGCTCAGtgacaaagagaatggaagaacaTATTTTCCTTGCTATTGCCTAGAGTAACTGATACTTCCTGGTGTGTGCTTTTTCCAAGGATTATTTaagcattaaaagaaaaagtattttctaAATCTAGGGCTCTTCTGATTGGTAAGTAGATCAGTCTGTAAGGATTGATATAATGCTGACCTGTAGAAATGAGAATTTTGTGCTCAGGTTAGCTTTAGAGGTAATTTAATGCCACCTGGATGATTCATGTGCCTTCTACAAAGCTAGATAATCAGTGTTGGGGCGGAGAGACAGTCTGAATATGAGTGATTAGCTGGAGGGACAACTTAAATGCCTTCTGCCATGGTACGTGGTGGTAGAGAAGGGAGACACTGAAATGGATAAAACACTGAACTCCACTCCTGAGGCCTCATACGACTCACCATGCAATATTAAAGTGAAACTGTCTGATATTTTGgtaaataatatgaaaatgttttattgactttttatgtctgtgtgggtgtgtgcatttgAGTGCAGATCCCATAGAAGGCTAGATAGATGCATTGGGTCTCCCGGAGCTGGGTTTACGAGGGGTTGTGAACCTCctgtcctctgggaaagcagtaagtactgttaacctctgagccatctctaatcCCAGGGTGACATTTATTTTTCAGAGGTGTTTTGAGTTGGCTAAGCagataaagcacttgccacacaagcctaactttctgagttcaacccccagaaaccatgaacagaaggaagaaaactggCTCTGGGCTGTGGTTCTTTGACACTCAGGCACACCTGTGCACACCCACACtcagaataaaatgaaagaaaaataagtacaGGATGAGAACTTTATTCTTTAGATTTAAAATCTGCCTTCCTTTGAAGAAGAATtcattcctctttccctttttttttgatCAATTTGTAGGTATCAAAACTGCCTTTACCAGGAAATTTGGagagactgctttcattgcaccCCAATGTGAAATGATTCCAATTGAATGGGTATGCCGAAGAATAGCAACTGGATCTTTTCTCAAAAGGAACCCTGGTGTACAGGAGGGGTATAAGTTTAACCCACCAAAAGTGGAGATGTTCTTCAAGGTAACTCCTTTTGTAACTTAAAGTTACAAATTGCAGAGGTTAAACATTGAAACATCTGATACTGCACATGTCCTACTAGAAATGTTTGTCAAGAATGTGGACTTATATTAAGCAATGAGGTTTGACGAGGGGGGGGATCTGTAAACGTAAACGTGTTTTTTGACAAGAttgactaataaaaataaattgaaatgaaTAGAaatcaaaaaaaatgttaagattttaaaaagatttacttgCACTTTGGCCTGGTGGTACACACTTATATTCCTGCCTAGTATTTAAggcaagggctagagagatggctcagcagtcaagagtacTGCTTGCTCTTCtaggggacccaggtttgatcccaATACTCACATGGTGACTTGTAACTGTGTAGCTCCAAGAATCTGATCTCTTCTGGCCTACAGCTGTAgtcatatatgcaggcaaaacaccaatacttacaaataaaatttaatgcaAAAGGGGGACATAGAAGAATTACTATTTCAAGGCCACCCTAGGCTTGGGAGAAATGGGGTTGGTTTTTGTGTggttctagctgtcctggaattagctATGTATATCAGACTGGCcacaaactcaagagatctgcctacgtgtgcctccaaagtgctagaatttttataaatttaattataatgtATAACAAGTTATAACCAATACTAATTAAAAATGCAGTGTTTACATTGTCAAACTAGATGTGTgtaatgcacatacatacaggcaaaacaggcatacacataaaaacttACAGGGAGAGGACAAAGTTGAAGGATTACCTAGAATAAATGACTCATctaaattaaaagaataattgaAAGTACATTGTTGCTTGGAGAaatggctaagcagttaagagcaattgttcgaggtgcaattcccagcacccacatgagtgctcacagctatctgtaactctagttccagagaatTTGCTTCCCTCTTCTGGTCATATGTGCCAGCAAAACACACAGgcataagaagaaaaataatttgaatgttttctttatttttaagtagTCAAATCAGGGTCAGGGTGGTAGCTCAGCACTtgctacttttccagagaaccagaATTTGCGCTTCATTTCCATACATGTActgtacacatacaaacaaagacacaagtaaattatttaaagtaCACATAATAATTACTTGAATCATAGGCTACTCTAGGAGAAAATTAAGTGTATTGCTATGTTTTATTCTCAGGATGATGCCAATAATGATCCTCAGTGGTCTGAGCAGCAACTCCTTGCTGCAAAATTTTGTTTTGCTGGGCTTGTTATAGGCCAGACTGAAGTTGACATCATGAGTCATGCCACACAAGCTATTTTTGAAATCCTGGAGAAGGCCTGGCTGCCCCAGAACTGTACATTGGTGGATATGAAGGTACTGATAAAATAGGGGGATTTAAGAGTAAACGTTCTAATTAACAGATGCCTTTAGTGGTGTGTCTTTTCCAAATCATTTCCTTGGCTATTCTAGATTGAATTTGGTGTTGATGTAACCACCAAAGAGATTGTTCTTGCTGATGTTATCGATAATGACTCCTGGAGACTGTGGCCATCAGGAGATCGAAGCCAGCAGAAAGATAAACAGGTATACAGTGCTTTGAGCTTATTATCTTTTTTAAGATCGAGATGTGGGAGAGGTGAGGGGGGAGGGGATGTTAAACTGATTTACTGATGTGTTTACTTCTGAAAAATCATTTCTCTGCTGGAGATATGGCACACTGGTGGGGCACTTGCTTAGCACACAGGCCCTGAATTCAGCCTTCAGTACCAAAAACAGTGAAGTGAACAAAAATCTCGTTTGGTGGTAGGAAGTACTTTTAACCTATAAAGCAGGTTTATCTACTAAGTATCTTcacacatgaagactgagtgACAGATGTGGGACACCACACCAAGTCTCCTTAATAATGCCACATCAGACTTTATTTCTTCTGGCAAAATTAAGGCAAAATCCTGTCtatacacattttaatttttaagtgagtCATAACTGCTAATGAAAAGAAGCGTTTGACTTTAAATGAAAGCTAAACTTTATTTTGCTGCTGGCTGAACTTTTCGGTTGAAAAAAACTTTTGTACATCAAGGTACATTTTCAGATACATCTCGTACAAACTTCTCATAACCTCTACTAGAAGGAAGCAAGTGTTCTAAGATAGCAGGAGAAAGTTATGTTctaaactttgttttattttctagtcTTATCGTGACCTCAAAGAAGTAACGCCAGAAGGACTCCAGATGGTAAAGAAAAACTTTGAGTGGGTCGCAGACCGAGTGGAGGTAATTCTTCTCTAGCAAACCTATCATGTGTTCTTTATTTCATGACATTGGACCGAGGAAGTAGCTCagcagttggtaaagtgcttgcttgctTTGCAAGTGTAAAGACACGACTTTgattttccagcacccatgtaaaacaaCAGAGGAAATGCCAGATGGGGCATGAATTTATAATCCCAAGATTGGGCCATCAGGCCCTGGAGGACCCCTAGGCCTCTCATGTTAGCCAGCATGCTGCCAGGCCACTGacaagatggcttagaggttaaatcACTTGCTACACAATCTCATAACCTTGTTCAATCCTAGAAACCAAAAAATAAAGGTGAAAGGAAAAGGCCAAATTCACaaagttctctgacctccatatttgtgcacacacacatatacacaaaaataaactgaaaaatcttaaattaaaaaggaaagatttgAAGATTCCTGAGCAACATCTGAAGTTGTCCTCTGCACTCCATGTTTGTATGAACACAGCgaaaatgaaaaatgtttggAGCCAGGTGTCATAGAGCATGCCAGCCATCTCAGCTACTCTGGAGGCTAAGACTGAAGGGTTTCAAGTTCCAGGAACCTGATTAAGTgaacctgtctggaaaaaaagaaaattttgtttcaaaataagaTGTGAGGGGCACTTAGCATCTTGTATATGGTGACTTTTAAATAAAGGAACATCTTTAGGAATGATTTCAGTCAGGCTGCCTTACTGGTATACCAGAACTCTTAGCAGCTAAGTTAATCATACCATTCCAGGTTCTGGTGTAGAAACCTGGAATTCTGTTTCTAACTCCTATGTGTCACTTTAATTTCTAGGGTATCTACTACTATGAATCCACCAGAGTTGAGAGGGATTCATTATGAATTACAATCACTTCTTAGACCGTTATTTCCAACTAATATATATTTAGAGATCAAGGCAGCCAACTAACTTTAACCTAATTTGGTTGATTATGCCATGAAGGTTCAACAGAATTTGCTGAAACCTCTCTCATAGAACACTTTGTTACTGTTCCCTGAATATTAAGAGGCTTATTGTCTTCATTAATTAGTAATATCATTTGTCTGGTAAAAGTCTTGGCTATAGGCAGGTAAGGTAGTACATACTTGTGATCCAGAAGGTAATAGGATCCAAGTTTGACACAAGGGAGAGGTTTGTGTTGTGTTCTTGTTTGTGTGAGATGGCTCACTATATGAAGCCATGTAGAGCTGCCTCCAtggtgttgagattaaaggtctCTGCTACCATTGCCTGGAtgagtttttcatttttgttttttattttaatttaatttttatttttatgttacagtttattcacattgtatccccctccctcatcttccatgtccctcccccagtccactgataggggaggtcctcctcctcttccatctgacccttatctggtctaatcaggactggctgcattgtcttcttctgtggcctgacaaggctgctcccctgtcagggggagttgtttttgttttttgttttttaatgtttttgctCAGCTTAATTTTGGTctgctcaggaaaaaaaagaacaaaaaaaaaaaaaaaaaaaaacatgcaccagctgtgcatggtggcatgcacttttttttttaaattgttttatgtatatgaatactctatctgcatgtacacctgcatgccagtaggtcacattataaatggttgtgagccaccatgtggttgctgggaattgaacttaggacctctggaagaacagacagtgctcttaactgctaagccatctctccagcccggtggcatgcacttttaatcctagcatttggaaggcagatgGGGCATAGCTCTGAGGTtagggccatcctggtctacatactgagacctgtctcaaaaaacaaacaaacaaaaaatgtgtgCTGGGAAGTAGCACCGTTTataagcacttgcctagcaagcatgaagccctaagtttgatccctaggactgCATAGAATAAAGTGATGGCataagcctgtgatcccagctttCAGGTGAAGGAGAAGTTGAAGGTCATGCTCAGTTACCTGTGAGGCCCAGGTCTTCCTGGGCTGCATGAGGCcctttcagaaaagagaggagggaaagagagaagttaaggaaaaacagaaaagccaGCTCTCCTGGTCGTTGTGAGGCAGAGAGGCAAGAGTATCAGGTCATTCTCAGCTAGATAATGCAGGCtcagcaacacacacaaataaaatttgttACATTTACTGTAtttaccctttttttttctttcatattcctgtttttcttttctagctGCTTCTGAAGTCAGACAGTCAGTGCAGGGTTGTAGTGTTGATGGGTTCAACTTCTGACCTTGGTCACTGTGAGAAAATTAAGAAGGCTTGTGGAAATTTCGGGATTCCATGTGAACTGCGAGTAACATCTGCCCATAAAGGACCAGATGAGACTTTGAGAATTAAAGCAGAGTATGAAGGTAAACTTTAAAAATTGCTAGagaaagctgggtggtggtggcgcacacatataatcccagcacttgtggaggcagaggcagacagatcactgAGTTtgggacagctgaggctacacaaaGCAgcacaatctcaaaaaaaaaaagtgctagagAATTTCAGGTATTCTGATTTGcgtaaaagattttttaaaaggtgtgtgtatgtgttttttaaTAATAATGCTTAAAAGAGCCTTtccatgtttccaaagaaaaccaTGCATATACTTTCATTGCACTTAACTCTAGGTATACTGTGGAAGGCTATAAAAgaacaaggagaaagaaaaagttctTTTAAGTTTGGAgtgtggaggggctggagagagtcCTCAGCTGGATTCCCAGTGCCACATTGGGCATcgcacaactgcctgtaactccagtttcattaCATCTGACATCTTGTGGCCTCTTTGGTCACCTGCATGCATATGattcacatgtgcatgcatgcaggcacacatagtTGAAAAATGGCTCACAGTTGAGAGCcgccacaaccatctgtagctccagtcctaggggaatcccttcccctcttccaagGGCACATGTGCAtagatgcatgcaggcaaaacacccatacgtgTAAAAGAATTTTTAGGCCTACAAGCgtgaaagaaaggagaagagacttCTGAGGATGTGTGGCCTAATCTAGCTGTCTAATTGGCAACACCCCTTGAGCATACTTTCTGCTGCGCTCTGACCCAGCTGCTCAAGGCCTTAGGCCGAAGCAGCAGGGCCTCTCTGGAATCCTAGTCAGCTTTCTTGGaagcaaatgaaaaataaagctgTAGTTTCAGGAGATAgcacattaaataaatgatagaatTTCATTGGTGTAAAATATTAGAATCTGTTCACACGAAAATGATTcttaacaagaaaaataattttaggttGGCTGAAGATgcaatatagctcagttggtagaaatGCATATTTAACATGCAAAAAACCCAGGATTCAATACAGCTCCACAGAAAACCAGGAATAGGCATCACACCTGTACCCCTAACTGTTGGAAGGATAAAACAAGAGGATTATTACAAATGTCATATTTGCTTGGGCTATAGAGTAAGACCCTATGTTAAATATGAGGTTCTTTAAATGTTTGAAATCTGTTTGCACACTTTGGGTGTTGGTTTCGATACTGGAGATGAGAGAACCTAGTCTCAAGCATGCTAAGCTCTTGAACTGTGGGTG encodes the following:
- the Paics gene encoding bifunctional phosphoribosylaminoimidazole carboxylase/phosphoribosylaminoimidazole succinocarboxamide synthetase; protein product: MATAEVLNIGKKLYEGKTKEVYELLDNPGRVLLQSKDQITAGNAARKNHLEGKAAISNKITSCVFQLLQEAGIKTAFTRKFGETAFIAPQCEMIPIEWVCRRIATGSFLKRNPGVQEGYKFNPPKVEMFFKDDANNDPQWSEQQLLAAKFCFAGLVIGQTEVDIMSHATQAIFEILEKAWLPQNCTLVDMKIEFGVDVTTKEIVLADVIDNDSWRLWPSGDRSQQKDKQSYRDLKEVTPEGLQMVKKNFEWVADRVELLLKSDSQCRVVVLMGSTSDLGHCEKIKKACGNFGIPCELRVTSAHKGPDETLRIKAEYEGDGTPTVFVAAAGRSNGLGPVLSGNTAYPVISCPPITPDWGAQDVWSSLRLPSGLGCSTILSPEGSAQFAAQIFGLNNHLVWAKLRASILNTWISLKQADKKIRECNL